The Dermochelys coriacea isolate rDerCor1 chromosome 12, rDerCor1.pri.v4, whole genome shotgun sequence genome has a window encoding:
- the LOC122456353 gene encoding translation initiation factor IF-2-like, with protein MEARRLLKEAGGGRAGGGAGQARSGAPSRARAQCCMALLSLPCRGSSSPALSLASPRLAAPRRASHAAAHTAAAGRSGARSRRRAKQDSAGAGSRARRWGTASPQQAEPRDKAGSAGRAPGRGRTGRPAAALAGAGKGWGERAAGPGVIRAGGSAEETKEGKWSPGQAGTGRSTGPAGPAQRRAVGNGGGSRQAPAALGTIEGDKAPCFPGGGRCGAPAKPEPHRDT; from the coding sequence ATGGAGGCAAGGCGGCTGCTCAAGGAGGCTggcgggggccgggccggcgGGGGCGCTGGCCAGGCGCGATCGGGCGCCCCCAGCCGGGCCCGCGCCCAGTGCTGCATGGCGCTGCTCAGCCTGCCTTGCAGAGGGAGCTCGAGTCCCGCTCTgagcctcgcctcgcctcgcctcgccgcgccgcgccgcgcctcTCACGCCGCGGCGCACACGGCGGCGGCCGGCAGGAGCGGGGCACGCAGCCGCCGCCGCGCCAAGCAGGACTCGGCCGGAGCCGGTTCGCGGGCCCGGAGGTGGGGAACGGCGAGCCCGCAGCAGGCCGAGCCCCGGGACAAGGCAGGTTCGGCGGGCAGGGCCCCGGGGAGGGGGCGAACCGGCCGCCCTGCGGCAGCGCTGGCCggggcagggaagggctggggggagcgggCCGCGGGCCCGGGGGTAATTCGCGCCGGCGGCTCCGCGGAGgaaacaaaggaaggaaaatgGAGCCCGGGCCAGGCGGGGACGGGGCGCTCGACGGGCCCGGCCGGCCCGGCCCAGCGCCGCGCTGTGGGGAATGGCGGCGGTAGCAGGCAGGCGCCGGCCGCGCTGGGGACGATAGAGGGAGACAAAGCCCCCTGCTTCCCCGGCGGCGGCCGCTGCGGGGCCCCAGCCAAACCGGAGCCCCATCGTGACACCTAG